The window AGATTATAAGCCAAAATATCTGGCATCACTAGCTTTATGCTCAACTCTGTGATGTACAAACGTTGTCTCAATAATTGATAAACTTTCGTTAAGTAAGTATTGAATTAGAAAATTCTAACTCTTCCCCAATAGCCATAATCATAGCTATTTCAAATTGTCTGAATATGTAGTTTCACCTTGCAGCATAAATCCGTTAGTCGTCTGAACGAGAATAAACATTGTCTGTTAAATGTATGCAAAATTCTGCCGTTTTGTGGAATAGACAAAACTTTCCAAGGAAGTGTAAAAGTCGTCTAACTTTTCTTTCATGTAGAGTTCATTAGTTGGGTTATAAATATCAGGACCCATCCGGCAATAGCCATCTGTCGAACATAATGTTGTGCCGCCTTGCCCGGAACAAGTTAAATTATTGCTAAAAGTTATGGTTGAAACGTGACCCAACCTGACTTCTGCCTACGTGATCACGATATAATTAGATGAGCTTTGTTTCGAACTCTTTAATTTATAATAAATACTGTCGGAACGATTTTACCATTCAATAATTTTCCCCAGAATTCGAACAATGTAGCAAGAGCCTACTTCGATTGATTACATAGCACCTAATATCGACAAAAGTGTGCAATGATTTACAGCAATTCAAACAACACGTGCAAGGGGTTACCGATCGGCACAATAGCATGCCATGCGGGGAATGGTTTGTGTGTGGTGAGCAATGTGCAGGATGTTAATTGTTTACCGGAACGATATCTACCTGGGATAGGTCCTTTCTTTCAAATAGCTAGGAGCGTGTTAGATGAAATGACGAGAAATTGGTGGAGACAATGTTTGATTAGTGATCCAATGGAGGATTGATTTGGTTAATTTACCGATACACCGAAAACAATGCAACAGAAGGTGCTTTAGTTGGAGCAAACGATTGCAAAACGTTGATAAATTCGGAAAAGAAAAATCTTTACGACATCGATTGACAATTGTAACAAAACATCTAAGAAGCCATCAATTGTGTGAAGAAGCTTTACGAAACGAACAGAAGTAGACGAAttagaagaaaaatatttaCCTTATGCTATTGCTTCTGTTCAACCGTGGGCTATGCGTGGTGGCTGCGTGGTGCATAACTGGCTGTGTCTCACCACGGGCATGATGCAGCAGCTTATTCGGTCGGCTTGTGGTGTTGGTGGAACCGGGCATTCCAGTGCCCGAATTGCCTCCACCAGCACCACCGCCTCCCGCGCCCGGACCGGACCCGAGCGAGAAACTCTCGAGCGATTCGCCCTCCGATAGCCGGCTCGAGGCGGTACTCGAATGGCGGAGCCACATCGCATAGCTACCGTAGTCGGGCTTCACTTCGGCGTAGGTTTGCGTATCGCTAAGGCTACCGTCGTTTAGCTTAGTGGATCCGCGGGTGGACATTctagtttttttgtttgtttgtttgtgggATGGTAGATGGTGGTTGGGTTAGCATACCAAAAGGATGTGGCAACGGGCGTTAAATTTGGGGCGGGTAAAAAATGAGAGAAAGGGTTGAAACAAGAGATGCGGTTAGTAACTAGAAGTTTCTTGACCTTTCGACGGGACAAGGAAACAAACCTATGTTGGAAGACATGCATATCTAAACCGGGTTTAGGCAAACTGTGCGTTCCGGAACCAAACCTTTCTTTGACCGATTGACTCAGCTGGGCCGCTCCTGGACCGGTCAGTGAAAAACTGCGGTACTGCGCGTGCTGCTGGGATTCTGAAACGAGCATTCCGTTAGTGGGTTAAAataaaagattcaaaaattgaaACTTACTAGCTTGAAAATCAGCCGTCGTGGTTTGGGTACCACCGGAAACCTTCAGTTTACTGGTTCTTGGCACGGCAGAAACGTGAGCCGTACGGCCTCCCGTAAGCAGCTGTTGCCCCTGTTGATCCGCAGCGTGCATCGCAGTTCCATTCGTCTTCTTTACATATCCAAAACTCTGCGGAACTCCCTTCGCTCGGCTGCTAGCAATTTTTGACGAGGAACTACTTTTTCTGGAATGACTTGGCGAACCACGATCCTTCCGACTGGAAGTTGGACTTGGTGGTTGGGATCCTTGCTGGCTTTGTCCGCTGGATGGCGGTGGCTGCTGTTGCTGACCACCGTGACCATTGTGAGCTGCTGGTGGTTCCGGCAAACGTCCCCAATACTCACGACCATTCGGTGCCGTACCGTTCGGGCGTGAAAGTTTGCCATCCATTGTCGATCCGTTTCCTAAAGTATCCAGATTATCGCCTCGACTACTACGACATCTGTGGGAGGAAGAAGCGAATGGGAAAAGCATTAGCATTATATACTTTCAGGCGTGTGAGTATGCGGATTTTCATAAACTAGGCGGTAGTTTGCTGAAGGGTCACCGGCAGAGCGTAATTATGTATGCAACCGTAACCATCAACGTCACTTTCAGACGGCGGCTATATTTAATACCCTACAACTAGTTCTGGTCGGCATGTTTTTGTGGCCGGACGCTTGATGACTAGGAAAGTGCTGGCCACAATAGCAGGCTGTAATCCTCCCAGGAGAGACAGGACACAATTTATTAGTAGCAGTGTTTTGATAAATGGATCCCTGTCCTGTTTTGCCTTTCCAGTTGGTTTTAAGTATACCGAGCGACAGTTTGTAATTGATGTGCGAAAAACGACACCCCCGGTTAGCAGACTCGATGATGATATGAGCGAACCGGTTCACCGGAACAAAAGTTTTACCTCGGGACGACCATAATCATAAAAATAGTGCATAAACATGCTGAAATGTTTCCGATGGAATTTGCACTAGCACAGTTTGAGAAAACGGAAGAAGCCTGGGAAAATGTTGTGCTGCTTGGTGCTGAAGGCGATAGAGACGAGTGAAAAATTCCAATGCCAAAGAAACAGCCATCGCATTATTTTCATGCTTTAGTTTGAATTTTGTGGCTGAAATAGTATTTGGAGTACCACCGTTAACATTCCAGCGGCGAAAGTTTTTGGCATTTTATGGTATGGGCTATTTCCAGAGAGTTTATGCGGTGCTCAAGTTCGAATTAAAGATTGTGCCGATATAGTTCAACGATTAGTTTATATTTTGAAttagaaattaaataaaaacctTGAATAGAAATTTGGATAAAAACATCGTCTTGTCTCACCTCAATATCATTTTAATCTCATCTAAAaactcatctcaatctcatcccaattctatttttatttcatcTCACTATCTTTTCCATATCCTACATTCAATATTTCATCCCTCGCGATTTTGGACAAACAATGGTCATCAATTGAAATCATTGCAGAAACATGAAATTCTGCTTCACCTGGTGACTTATTTGCAGATGCATCATACAACGAACTGTGGTTCGACAGTCACTGATTATTTAATCATGCTTGTACGTTAAAGGGTCGACTGTAAGTCAATACTAGATGTAAACTATCCGTCATGCGATTAAAGTTagaacaaaaattaaaatgtaACAGTATTTATTCTACaaataagaaaaatgaaatGGAATGCAGAAACCAAAATCAGAATGCTGAAAACATCAACCAGAAAATAGAAAAcagaaataagaaaaaaatagaaaacagcaaacagaaaacatgaaaaccatggaaaacatggaaaacgTGACAAAATgcgaaaaacatgaaaattgtgtaaaactagaaaatttaaaaaaatgaaaatacttagtaaaaatcgaaaaattggaAAACcattattaaaaagaaaaaaaattaaaaaatctaaagaattaaaaaaaaattaatcaatggaaaaaagaaagaattaaaaatgacaaaaatgaaaaaaggaagcaaataaaaatggaaaaaggaaaaaaggtagaaagggaaaaagggaaaaagggaaaaagggaaaaagggaaaaagggaaaaagggaaaaagggaaaaagggaaaaagggaaaaagggaaaaagggaaaaagggaaaaagggaaaaagggaaaaagggaaaaagggaaaaagggaaaaagggaaaaagggaaaaagggaaaaagggaaaaagggaaaaagggaaaaagggaaaaagggaaaaagggaaaaagggaaaaagggaaaaagggaaaaagggaaaaagggaaaaagggaaaaagggaaaaagggaaaagggaaaaagggaaaaagggaaaaagggaaaaagggaaaaagggaaaaaggggaaaaagggaaaaggaaaaaaggaaaaaaggaaagaAGAGAAAGagggaaaaaggaaaaagggaaaaagtgaaaaagagaaaaagggaaaaagggaaaagggtAAAAAGGgggaaaagggaaaaagagAAAAGGGAAAAACggaaaaagggaaaaggaaaaaaaagggaaaaaggaaaaaggaaagAAGAGAAAGagggaaaaaggaaaaaaggaaaaaagggaaaaagtgaaaaagagaAAAAGGGAAAAGGGTAAAAAgggggaaaagggaaaagggaaaaaggaaaaacggaaaaagggaaaaagggaaaaagggaaaaagagaAAACAGAacaagggaaaaagggaaaacatagaaaacatggaaaacatggaaaacatggaaaagatggaaaacatggaaaacatggaaaacatggaaaacatggaaaacatggaaaacatggaaaacatggaaaacatggaaaacatggaaaacatggaaaacatggaaaacatggaaaacatggaaaacatggaaaacatggaaaacatggaaaacatggatAACATGGAtaacatggaaaacatggaaaacatggaaaacatggaaaacatggaaaacatggaaaacatgaaaaacatggaaaacatggaaaacatggaaaaattttttaaaaatagagaaaataaaacgaaaaaaaaaattaaaaattaagaatATATGCAAAGAGCgggaaaattttcaaacttcctctaaaaaacaaaaaaaaaggaaacaaacggaaaaaatattaaaatgaaaaaaagtgaaacaaattaacataaattgataaaaaaggaaataaattgaatatatTTGAATAAATGGAAATACTGtataaaaggaaacaaaaatgtaaataatagaaaatataaaagaatagaaaaagggaaaattaaaaaatccaaaaaatggaaacaatgaaactaatgaaatgaaaatgaaaataaaattgaataaactgaagaaaaggaaaaaaatgcaaataatggaaaaatggaaatgagtaaaattaaacaaatggaaaaagtgtaaaaatggaaaaaaattacaaattataatatggaaaaaatataaaatggagaaaataaAAAGGGatacagaaaaaaatcaaaaaaataaaaaaaatggaaaaaagaaggaaaaatgaaaaagaaaaaaaagtaaaaaaacatgataaacataGAACAAATGGAAAAAGGATAAAAATTAtggaagaaatgaaaaaaatggcgaaatgaaaaaaaaaatgatagaaAACCTGAAAATAAAGGAAATTTTTTTGGCAAACAtgggaaaattaaaaaaattaaaaaaaagaaaaaagactaaaaaaataaaaaatatataaaatataaaaaaaaataaaaatgaaataacggaaaaaacaaaaaaaaatggaaaaaaagcaatttaaaaaattaaactaattcaaaaaattgtaataaTTATGGAGCAGAAAAAAAGcagaaaacatgaaaaaaatagaaaaaaatgaaatattggaaaaaatgaagcaatggcaaaatttttaatacatttagcaaattttaaaaattgaacaaatatgaaaaaattaaaataggttaataaggtgtaaatggagaaaaaactaaaaaaggaataaattgaaaaaattaaaaataacatgtaaaaattaaaagaatcgaaagaattaaataaatagaatttttttttttaatttaaaagaaaggataaaatagaaaaaatgaaaaaaaaaaaaaattatggaaaaaattggaaatggaaagagaaaaaattaaaaaaaggaaaaatgaaaacaaaatggAATACATAGGAAAAAAGGCAAATGGTAAATggcaaattggaaattggaaattggaaattggaaattggaaattggaaattggaaattggaaattggaaattgtaaATGGTAAATGGTAAATGATAAATGGAAATAGGAGTCAAAAGACAAacgacaaaagacaaaagataaaaaacgcaagacgaaagacgaaagacgaaagacgaaagacgaaagacgaaagacgaaagacgaaagacgaaagacgaaagacgaaagacgaaagacgaaagacgaaagacgaaagacgaaagacgaaagacgaaagacgaaagacgaaagacgaaagacgaaagacgaaagacgaaagacgaaagacgaaagacgaaagacgaaagacgaaagacgaaagacgaaagacgaaagacgaaagacgaaagacgaaagacgaaagacgaaagacgaaagacgaaagacgaaagacgaaagacgaaagacgaaagacgaaagacgaaagacgaaagacgaaagacgaaagacgaaagacgaaagacgaaagacgaaagacgaaagacgaaagacgaaagacgaaagacgaaagacgaaagacgaaagacgaaagacgaaagacgaaagacgaaagacgaaagacgaaagacgaaagacgaaagacgaaagacgaaagacgaaagacgaaagacgaaagacgaaagacgaaagacgaaagacgaaagacgaaagacgaaagacgaaagacgaaagacgaaagacgaaagacgaaagacgaaagacgaaagacgaaagacgaaagacgaaagacgaaagacgaaagacgaaagacgaaagacgaaagacgaaagacgaaagacgaaagacgaaagacgaaagacgaaagacgaaagacgaaagacgaaagacgaaagacgaaagacgaaagacgaaagacgaaagacgaaagacgaaagacgaaagacgaaagacgaaagacgaaagacgaaagacgaaagacgaaagacgaaagacgaaagacgaaagacgaaagacgaaagacgaaagacgaaagacgaaagacgaaagacgaaagacgaaagacgaaagacgaaagacgaaagacgaaagacgaaagacgaaagacgaaagacgaaagacgaaagacgaaagacgaaagacgaaagacgaaagacgaaagacgaaagacgaaagacgaaagacgaaagacgaaagacgaaagacgaaagacgaaagacgaaagacgaaagacgaaagacgaaagacgaaagacgaaagacgaaagacgaaagacgaaagacgaaagacgaaagacgaaagacgaaagacgaaagacgaaagacgaaagacgaaagacgaaagacgaaagacgaaagacgaaagacgaaagacgaaagacgaaagacgaaagacgaaagacgaaagacgaaagacgaaagacgaaagacgaaagacgaaagacgaaagacgaaagacgaaagacgaaagacgaaagacgaaagacgaaagacgaaagacgaaagacgaaagacgaaagacgaaagacgaaagacgaaagacgaaagacgaaagacgaaagacgaaagacgaaagacgaaagacgaaagacgaaagacgaaagacgaaagacgaaagacgaaagacgaaagacgaaagacgaaagacgaaagacgaaagacgaaagacgaaagacgaaagacgaaagacgaaagacgaaagacgaaagacgaaagacgaaagacgaaagacgaaagacgaaagacgaaagacgaaagacgaaagacgaaagacgaaagacgaaagacgaaagacgaaagacgaaagacgaaagacgaaaacgaaagacgaaagacgaaaaacAACAAAACGAGGAATTTCAAAACCGAACTGTAACTAATAACAAAagaaggaaaacaaaaaaacaaaaacaacatgaacaaaaaaagaaataagAAAACGAGAAACAAGTTAAAAAGATGTATTAAAAATAggcaaagaaaattaaaaacataaacacgaaaagcaaaaaaacggaaagcagaaaaaatgaaaaaaaataacaaaattgaaAAGCGAACAAAAAAACGAAGAACAAAAAACgggatacaaaaaaaaacaaaggcaataaaaagcacaattaaaaacaaataaaacgaaaaacaattgaaaacgaaaaataaataaagaagggacaaaaaaaaccaaaaaaacggGTAACAGAAAAAAGCGaaacaaaaaaccaaaaacagaaaaaataaagcaaaaagttaaaaactagAAAGAAAtgacgaaaaacaaaaaaaggaaaacaaaaaacCAAAAGCAGAAAAAACGAgcgacaaaaaaatgaaaacgaaaaacaagaaaactaaaacaaataaaccagaagcaaagcaaaaaattacaaataatgataccaaaaacaaaagaaaacgaaGAGCAAAAAACAAGATAGATGCACAAAAAAACAAATGGatagaaaaacgaaaaacaaataacgcgaaacaaaaaaaacggaaaaccaaaacaaataaccaaagacaaaaagatgtgaaaacaaaaaaaaaaacaaaaacagaatgatgaaaaacaaaatgaaaccaaaaactttgaaacgaaaaacAGTAAATTACAACAAAACAACAAACCAAAAAGAACGACAAACTAAAaagaataaatgaaaaaaatcgaaacaattgaaaacaaaaaacgaaaaacaaagaaacgagaaacaagttacaaaatacaaaaaaaacgaacaagaaaaaaataataacaaggaaacgaaaacaaaaccaaacaaagaaaccaaaaataaaaaaatcaaataaaaaacgaaaaacaaaGTAACCAAAAACGAATAAACGAACACAAAAAAGGTGAagcaaaaaacacaaaaaaagcaAAGAGACAGATGaacgaaaaacgtgaaaaaccAAAGACAGAAAAACGAGTCAAAAAACAAACATTATacgaagaaaaaacgaaaaaaagcataaacaaaaaaccaaaaagcaaattaaatatGAGATAACGAGGaacaaaaaaaaagcaaaacacCGAAAAACAAGAAAGCaaacgaaaacaaaacaaaaataaaggcCGAACAAgaaacgaaaaacaaaaaacggaaaaacagtaacaaaaaaccgaaaaacacaaagaaacgtgaacaaaaaatcgtcaaaaaatataaaacaaacaaaaaagaaaacgaaaacaaaAGAACCAAAAGCAAATAAAAtcacaagcataaaaatcaaatgcaaaaaaaacaaaagcacaAAAAAGGAAAACGAAACGCAAAACCaaacacaaaaaacaaaaagagagataCAAAAAAACGAATCAAAAATAGAGGAAGCAAAAAATTCAAAGCATTATGAACAAAAAGAATCAAAAAgacaaaaactaaataaacgaaatgcaaaaaacataaaagcgaataacaaacaaaaaaaacaaaataaaacgaaaaacgTAGAAGGTGAAATACAAAAGTGACAAATGAACAGAAATACAAACGAGCAAACGAGAAAACGATTTCGCCAAGCTAACCAAATAGACCAACAAAGAAGCGAATATCACTGGATTTTTTCCACGTGATGAACACGAAAGCGTCAAGAATCGAATAGCAAAATGGGattgcattaaaaattattctatcTATCTTCCCAATCATGAAATATATGAAATCCATTTACTCTAAGTTGCACATGACAAGGCAATGGAAAAATTCTGCAATTTCGATAAACTCGCAAAGAGTTGTGAGCAATAAATTATCATAAATAGCGGGCCCAGTTCACAATAAACTAGTGGCGACAACAAGAGCAATGATGGCTCTTCATACGTACATAGCGTTGTCTGAGCGCATAGAATGCCTTTGACAAGGGTGTCGAATGATGGAATAAAAGATGGCAAACGGATTATCACAACCCGGATTCCATTTtccaaaacaaacgaaaaaatattttacaggTTTCAATCATTCATTtcagattgatttaattcaaatCTAAAACTCAAATACTGTTTGCACGTTTTAGTTCTTTGTTAGTTTCTTCTATGTTGCCCGGTTCATTTTGTGATTCAATCAGTTAAATAACCTTCAATTAATCATTTGTCTCTGCTCAAGTATTCATTCAAAAACCACTAACGAGGGAACCGTGCCGCAGTCCAACAACTCAATTAAGATTGATTTGCTGCGGTCCCGAAAGCGAACGCGCTCCTCTCGCGGGCGGGTTGGCAAAATGCAGCATGACTCAGACTGGCAATTCGCGAGGAAAAGATTTCTATCACTCAATCAGCTCATTCCGCAGACAATCGACTGAGTGCACCACTTTCGAAATGGTAGCGGCAAATTCTCGTTGTGGTGGAGGGAGCATAATTGCTTGGAAGTGCATTCCCGGTTGCTAGATTGAGAGCACTGAGTGACGCAGTATTTCTGCTTATGGATCCCAATTTCTCTAGATGTAGAACATGATGTAACTCCGATTCTGTCTTTTGTAGATagatatactgcccatgatcgcatatcagtcccataaagataggaaatcccacagaaaacgggacaactatgcgatcatgggtagtatatgcATATGCAAAGAAGTTTCAGTGCTAGTCATTTGCGACGGATTCGAATTCATTAGTTTCAATTAAGACAGTCAATTAAAGGGATCATGCGACTAGTAGTTTTCTAATTGCTAGCTTCAGGCTGTTACCCAATAAACAATCACCCCACGAATAAACAGTCGATTGAGTAGAAACAGTGAGACGGATGACAGGCGTTGGAATATTTCGCATTGTTTAGTCGTTGTCATGTCACCAACAGACGATAGAGAATCCCTTcaggttgttttttttttctcgcacATTATGCGGACTATTACCCGCCTGCTTGATCTACATTCCTCCGAGTGGGGGGTGTGGACAGCCAACGAGAAATGTGCTCTACCTAAACAGGATGATTGACGCTTTCTATCGTGGGGAAAACACGTTTCGACTATTTGCCTTATTGGAGTtggtttttttggtttttgttatTCAGGATTTTGATGGGTTGACTTGGGTCAAGGACTT is drawn from Topomyia yanbarensis strain Yona2022 unplaced genomic scaffold, ASM3024719v1 HiC_scaffold_550, whole genome shotgun sequence and contains these coding sequences:
- the LOC131695802 gene encoding protein sickie-like; this encodes CRSSRGDNLDTLGNGSTMDGKLSRPNGTAPNGREYWGRLPEPPAAHNGHGGQQQQPPPSSGQSQQGSQPPSPTSSRKDRGSPSHSRKSSSSSKIASSRAKGVPQSFGYVKKTNGTAMHAADQQGQQLLTGGRTAHVSAVPRTSKLKVSGGTQTTTADFQAKSQQHAQYRSFSLTGPGAAQLSQSVKERFGSGTHSLPKPGLDMHVFQHRMSTRGSTKLNDGSLSDTQTYAEVKPDYGSYAMWLRHSSTASSRLSEGESLESFSLGSGPGAGGGGAGGGNSGTGMPGSTNTTSRPNKLLHHARGETQPVMHHAATTHSPRLNRSNSISYLKERTYP